One region of Primulina tabacum isolate GXHZ01 chromosome 17, ASM2559414v2, whole genome shotgun sequence genomic DNA includes:
- the LOC142531510 gene encoding hexokinase-3-like, whose product MGKVGLGLAAGCAVAACLVAAVMVGRRVRRKMGWRRVMKVVEELEEGCATPVLRLRQVVDAMAVEMHAGLASEGGSKLKMLLTYVHELPTGNEKGTFYALHLGGTNFRVLRVQLGGQRSAIIGHDVDRQPIPEPLMTGTSEELFDFIAASLKVFVEKGDNVSELSRMGKRELGFTFSFPVKQISFSSGLLIKWTKGFAIEDTVGRDVSQCLQQALSRKGLDIQVTALINDTVGTLAVGHYHDQDTLVAVIIGTGTNACYLERADAIIKCQGLLTTSRDMVVNVEWGNFWSSHLPRTSYDIDLDVESPNPNDQGFEKMISGMYLGDIVRRVILRMSQELDVFGPHSSKLHVPFILRTPLMAAMHEDESPDLREVARVLKDVLEIPDVPLNIRKLIVKVCDIVTCRAARLAAAGIVGILKKIGRDGSGGVTSGKGRPKVGSQIKIKRTVVAIEGGLYTNYTLFREYLNEAMAQILGEDVAPYVIIKVTEDGSGIGAALLAASHSASSVMDTVL is encoded by the exons aTGGGGAAAGTGGGGTTGGGGTTGGCGGCGGGTTGTGCAGTGGCCGCGTGTTTAGTGGCGGCGGTGATGGTGGGGAGGAGGGTGAGAAGGAAGATGGGATGGAGGAGGGTTATGAAGGTGGTGGAGGAGCTGGAGGAGGGCTGCGCTACCCCGGTGTTGAGGCTGCGCCAGGTTGTGGATGCAATGGCGGTTGAGATGCACGCAGGGCTTGCTTCCGAGGGAGGTTCGAAGCTCAAGATGCTTCTCACTTACGTTCATGAACTTCCCACCGG GAATGAGAAAGGAACCTTTTACGCTCTGCATCTTGGTGGTACCAACTTTCGAGTCTTGCGGGTTCAGCTAGGAGGCCAACGGTCTGCTATTATTGGACATGACGTAGATCGACAACCCATTCCCGAGCCTTTGATGACTGGCACAAGTGAG GAGCTTTTTGATTTCATAGCTGCATCATTGAAGGTTTTTGTTGAAAAGGGAGATAATGTTTCCGAGCTTTCAAGAATGGGAAAGAGGGAACTGGGCTTCACATTTTCGTTTCCGGTGAaacaaatttctttttcatCAGGACTTCTAATCAAATGGACGAAAGGATTCGCTATAGAAGACACG GTTGGAAGAGATGTTTCTCAGTGCCTACAACAAGCATTGTCTCGGAAAGGCCTGGATATTCAAGTGACTGCACTT ATAAATGATACTGTAGGGACCTTGGCTGTGGGTCATTATCACGATCAGGACACGTTGGTCGCTGTAATTATTGGGACAGGTACCAATGCCTGTTATTTGGAAAGAGCAGATGCCATAATTAAGTGTCAAGGCCTCCTTACGACTTCAAGAGACATG GTGGTCAATGTGGAATGGGGTAATTTTTGGTCGTCACATTTGCCTAGAACATCATACGACATTGACTTGGACGTTGAGAGTCCTAACCCAAATGATCAG GGTTTTGAGAAAATGATATCAGGAATGTACCTAGGAGATATCGTACGCAGAGTGATTCTACGGATGTCTCAGGAGTTGGATGTTTTTGGACCCCATTCTTCCAAATTACATGTGCCCTTCATCTTGAG GACTCCATTAATGGCTGCCATGCACGAGGATGAATCCCCTGACTTAAGGGAGGTAGCCAGAGTCTTAAAAGATGTCTTGGAG ATCCCTGATGTTCCCCTTAATATTCGCAAGCTTATTGTAAAGGTATGCGATATAGTGACTTGCAGAGCAGCCAGATTGGCGGCTGCAGGAATTGTGGGAATATTGAAAAAGATCGGCCGCGATGGGAGTGGTGGAGTCACCAGTGGGAAAGGCAGACCCAAAGTGGGAAGCCAAATCAAGATAAAAAGAACGGTGGTGGCGATTGAGGGGGGTTTATATACGAACTATACATTGTTCAGAGAGTATTTAAACGAGGCAATGGCACAAATACTAGGTGAGGATGTTGCTCCTTATGTCATAATTAAAGTGACCGAAGATGGATCAGGTATTGGTGCTGCCCTTTTAGCTGCATCTCATTCAGCGTCCTCTGTTATGGATACCGTACTGTAG